The following coding sequences are from one Parabacteroides pacaensis window:
- the tnpB gene encoding IS66 family insertion sequence element accessory protein TnpB: MITFPFNVRVFEDVNEKLQSLLSQPASEFDSVIFVFNHSLRYKLTKHELGIHNVSDLLFPHGYGTFQKRTGQNYYLYYNCVGFNAGLYRLQEIVHSYSSTYVQGRDLHLFIERSRKKMKLLYFKDNQVIVELRQLKSQKYILTKQERKDKYTSITWKRLNEILSSRE, encoded by the coding sequence ATGATCACCTTTCCTTTTAATGTAAGAGTATTTGAAGACGTGAACGAAAAGTTGCAAAGCTTGCTATCTCAACCTGCATCCGAATTTGACAGTGTCATATTTGTGTTCAATCATAGTTTGCGATACAAATTAACTAAACACGAGTTAGGAATCCACAACGTATCGGATTTGTTGTTTCCTCACGGATATGGTACTTTCCAGAAAAGAACCGGACAAAACTATTATCTGTATTATAATTGTGTCGGTTTTAATGCCGGACTGTATCGTTTACAGGAAATCGTACATTCTTATAGCAGCACTTATGTTCAGGGCCGTGATTTGCATCTTTTTATCGAGCGGTCAAGAAAAAAAATGAAATTGCTATACTTTAAGGATAACCAGGTGATTGTGGAATTGCGTCAATTGAAGAGTCAAAAATACATCTTGACCAAGCAGGAACGTAAAGATAAATACACCTCAATCACATGGAAAAGGCTAAATGAAATCCTTTCTTCGAGAGAATAA